In one Gemella haemolysans ATCC 10379 genomic region, the following are encoded:
- a CDS encoding ABC transporter ATP-binding protein: MMKNKNPLFQFLPYMKKAKRSYIIGFVFSLLNVGSGVAGVYVLSKVFDGITGDLTHQIILKSLVVIAGYGLILLCSGISNYIRNIYLVKGANEVYVRIQMQVYDHIQSLPIKYFDNMPAGSVVSRITSDVNQIRTFFVSTFVQILIIVLKIIFSYIVLFYVDVRFGLFMLALFPVMFIVLKIYNKLSIDSIKGYRRKFSQSNGIINENYQNLEIIKAFNKEKESIEDWNKHNEERYKYWKKLNLVDSLLLHNITGVFRIVIFIGIVYYYSYSHFNNVYGITLGMVYLFINYTTDIIYRIADFTMGISNYIRAQGAAINIQEILKLEVEEDNHNDITEDDFRGNIKFEDVYFSYKDDFYVLRDLNLEIKENQTVAFVGHTGSGKSTIMNLIVKFYSATKGNVLINGRNINDYSKEYLREKTAIVLQDSFLFEGTLLENITTSNDEEIAREALSRVGGDFILENRSLDSKVEVGGNNFSTGEKQLICLARALAKDPKILILDESTANIDSETEQNVSRAIEELKQGRTTLIIAHRLSTIKNADMIYVLRKGKVIESGTHEQLLALEGSYKKMYETQVKG; the protein is encoded by the coding sequence ATGATGAAGAATAAAAATCCGTTATTTCAATTTCTTCCTTATATGAAAAAAGCAAAAAGATCTTATATAATAGGTTTTGTCTTTTCACTATTAAATGTTGGGTCAGGTGTTGCTGGTGTGTACGTATTGTCGAAAGTTTTTGATGGAATAACTGGAGATTTAACACATCAGATAATTCTAAAATCCTTGGTAGTAATAGCAGGGTATGGACTCATACTATTGTGTTCAGGTATATCTAACTATATTAGAAATATTTACTTAGTAAAAGGTGCTAATGAGGTTTATGTTAGAATCCAGATGCAGGTATACGATCATATTCAAAGTCTACCGATTAAGTATTTCGATAATATGCCAGCTGGTTCTGTAGTATCTAGGATAACGAGTGATGTTAACCAAATTAGAACATTTTTCGTTTCGACATTTGTGCAGATATTAATAATTGTACTTAAGATTATTTTTTCTTATATTGTATTATTTTATGTAGATGTACGTTTTGGATTATTTATGCTGGCGTTATTCCCGGTAATGTTTATAGTATTAAAAATTTACAACAAGTTATCTATAGATAGTATTAAGGGGTATCGACGTAAATTTTCTCAAAGTAACGGTATTATAAATGAGAATTATCAAAATTTAGAAATCATCAAAGCTTTTAATAAAGAAAAAGAGAGTATTGAAGACTGGAATAAGCATAATGAAGAACGCTATAAATATTGGAAAAAACTAAATCTAGTAGATAGTCTATTACTTCATAATATAACTGGAGTATTTAGAATTGTGATTTTCATAGGTATTGTTTATTACTATTCGTATTCACACTTTAATAATGTTTATGGAATTACATTGGGAATGGTATATCTATTTATAAATTATACTACCGATATAATTTATAGAATTGCAGACTTTACAATGGGGATTTCTAATTATATCAGAGCGCAAGGTGCAGCTATAAATATTCAGGAGATACTTAAGTTAGAAGTTGAGGAAGACAATCATAACGATATTACTGAGGATGATTTCCGAGGAAATATTAAATTCGAAGATGTGTATTTTTCTTATAAAGATGATTTTTATGTGCTACGTGATTTGAATCTTGAAATTAAAGAGAATCAAACTGTAGCATTTGTAGGACATACGGGAAGCGGTAAGAGTACTATTATGAACTTAATTGTTAAGTTCTACAGTGCAACTAAAGGTAATGTCCTAATCAATGGTAGAAATATAAATGATTACAGTAAGGAGTATCTAAGAGAAAAAACGGCTATAGTACTGCAGGATTCATTTTTATTTGAAGGTACCTTACTCGAAAATATTACTACTTCAAATGATGAGGAAATTGCTAGAGAGGCCTTATCTAGAGTTGGAGGAGATTTCATATTAGAAAATCGCTCGTTGGACTCAAAAGTAGAAGTAGGTGGAAATAACTTTTCTACAGGTGAGAAGCAACTTATTTGTCTAGCTAGAGCTTTGGCTAAAGATCCTAAGATTTTGATTCTTGATGAATCGACGGCTAATATCGACAGTGAAACAGAACAAAATGTTAGTCGAGCTATAGAAGAATTAAAACAAGGTCGAACAACGCTTATAATAGCTCATAGATTATCAACTATAAAAAATGCAGATATGATTTATGTTCTTAGAAAAGGAAAGGTCATAGAAAGTGGAACACACGAACAATTATTAGCTCTTGAGGGGAGTTACAAAAAAATGTATGAAACGCAAGTAAAAGGATAA
- a CDS encoding VanZ family protein, translating to MFIKLLYKKYFSLIILILICIVIFLFSSQPGEESSKISNDLIIRKLGHFSEYMTLGFFSCSYLSNLFIENSKIKDFKKTGILSFLFSVIYALSDEFHQTFVPGRDGNIVDVLIDSSGALVGILVSCIVYFLIMKK from the coding sequence ATTTTTATTAAACTTTTATATAAGAAATACTTTTCATTAATAATATTAATTTTAATTTGTATAGTCATATTTTTATTTTCTAGTCAACCTGGAGAAGAGTCATCGAAGATTTCTAATGACTTAATCATAAGAAAATTAGGCCACTTTAGTGAATATATGACTTTGGGATTTTTTTCATGTTCATATTTATCGAATTTATTTATAGAAAATAGCAAGATAAAAGATTTTAAAAAAACTGGTATATTAAGTTTCTTGTTTTCTGTTATCTATGCCCTAAGTGATGAATTTCATCAAACTTTTGTACCAGGTAGAGATGGAAATATTGTTGATGTATTAATAGATAGTAGTGGAGCTTTAGTAGGAATATTAGTTTCATGTATTGTATATTTTCTTATAATGAAAAAATAG
- a CDS encoding viroplasmin family protein: protein MTKFYAVRKGKKTGIFSTWDECKEQVTGYKGAIYKSFKTIEEAEEFVKGNEEKIENVETVDGVYAYIDGSFDRVQGIYGSGVVIVDGDKKYEFKHAGNREDYAQLHNVAGELEAAKYVMWYAVDRKIKEITLFYDYQGIESWATGDWQANLPYTQDYVKFYNKVKSVVKVNFVKVKAHTGVELNEVVDKLAKDAIAEFKKEK from the coding sequence ATGACTAAATTTTATGCGGTAAGAAAAGGTAAAAAAACTGGAATATTTTCAACATGGGATGAGTGTAAAGAACAGGTTACAGGTTATAAGGGTGCGATATACAAAAGTTTTAAAACTATAGAAGAAGCAGAAGAGTTTGTAAAAGGTAATGAAGAAAAGATAGAGAATGTGGAAACAGTTGATGGAGTGTATGCATATATAGATGGAAGTTTTGATAGAGTACAAGGTATCTATGGTTCTGGAGTAGTTATAGTAGATGGTGATAAGAAATATGAGTTCAAACATGCTGGAAATAGAGAAGATTATGCTCAATTACACAATGTTGCTGGAGAATTAGAGGCGGCCAAATATGTTATGTGGTACGCAGTAGATAGAAAAATTAAAGAGATCACTCTATTTTATGACTATCAAGGAATAGAATCTTGGGCAACTGGTGATTGGCAAGCGAACTTACCTTATACACAGGATTATGTGAAATTTTATAATAAGGTAAAATCAGTAGTGAAGGTAAATTTTGTAAAAGTGAAGGCACATACAGGTGTTGAACTTAATGAGGTTGTTGATAAACTTGCGAAGGATGCAATAGCGGAGTTTAAAAAAGAAAAATAA
- a CDS encoding DUF1904 family protein, whose product MPRIVARGFKKEDLKKVSAELFDTIAEIIERPREAFTLDLIESVAILDGEEINRANLEIGWIHRPVEVCEKVATAVNELFKPLGYETVMISFKDIDLAYEFVFKK is encoded by the coding sequence ATGCCACGTATAGTTGCTAGAGGATTTAAAAAAGAAGATTTAAAAAAAGTTAGTGCTGAACTTTTCGATACTATTGCTGAAATAATCGAAAGACCGCGCGAAGCTTTTACATTAGATTTAATTGAAAGTGTTGCTATTCTTGATGGAGAAGAAATCAACAGAGCAAATCTTGAAATTGGTTGGATTCACCGACCTGTTGAAGTTTGCGAAAAAGTTGCTACTGCTGTTAATGAACTATTCAAACCTCTTGGTTATGAAACAGTAATGATTTCATTCAAAGATATTGACTTAGCATACGAATTTGTATTCAAAAAATAA
- a CDS encoding ABC transporter ATP-binding protein has product MDKTINNKQIFNKIASLIYRDKKRIIIALIVSIASYYFSLYPTDRLSYIVDGIAGGNIDFDGVVNEILRIVLAGIALYIVYFFKEYYTFIGYDKVIKDMTYDIQYDIYRHTPVFFNKFSIGEVISRSTNDITNYIAPLFGYGILLIFDGIIYNLFISVLIFNKSSLIYLLLIHIPLILQTIYLVRRRKVQEKYYNEMAKTMDEITEETLENVKGIRVIRAYSLLDKVRNSFVGKLRSYARSNEEYMKKTLVYQPLNTVSLAASYIIAVACGFYFINLGMMTLGELISVCVVIGMIQWPYIALSELVIMIIEVRQATKRVLEISDKKADVNNDLAESNFEFNSRIEFKEFNFSYGDNNHVLEDINFTINKGETIGVVGKTGSGKTTFIKQLLRLYPIEENTLLLDGKGMERYYDYSVREKIGYAPQEYQLFSKSIKENVLFYRYDLEDRLDEVLEQADIKKDISRFKDGIDTLVGENGLSLSGGQKQRLGIARALLSNPEILILDDSLSAVDSNTEKAIIENIKKTREGKTNIIVAHRISAVRHADKIVVLDNGKILNFGTHDELLEKCSWYKQLDEYQNKEVEDDEE; this is encoded by the coding sequence ATGGACAAAACGATAAATAATAAGCAAATATTTAATAAAATAGCAAGCCTTATTTACAGAGATAAAAAACGCATAATAATTGCACTAATAGTTTCTATTGCGTCTTATTATTTTTCGTTATACCCAACTGATAGGTTAAGTTATATAGTTGATGGTATAGCGGGAGGAAATATTGATTTTGATGGTGTAGTTAATGAAATTCTAAGAATTGTTTTGGCTGGAATAGCACTGTATATTGTCTATTTCTTTAAAGAATACTATACGTTTATAGGATATGATAAAGTTATTAAAGATATGACCTATGATATTCAATATGATATTTATAGACATACTCCAGTATTTTTTAATAAATTTAGTATTGGAGAAGTTATTAGTAGATCGACGAATGATATTACGAATTATATTGCGCCGCTTTTTGGTTATGGTATTCTATTAATTTTTGATGGAATAATCTACAATTTATTTATAAGTGTTCTTATATTTAACAAATCTAGTTTAATTTATTTATTACTGATTCATATACCATTGATTCTTCAGACTATTTATTTAGTTAGAAGACGTAAGGTACAGGAAAAATACTATAATGAGATGGCGAAAACTATGGATGAAATTACAGAAGAGACTTTAGAAAATGTTAAGGGTATTCGTGTAATTAGAGCCTATAGCTTGCTAGATAAAGTGAGAAATAGTTTTGTAGGAAAACTTAGAAGCTATGCTAGAAGTAATGAAGAATATATGAAAAAAACTCTTGTTTATCAACCACTTAATACAGTATCGTTAGCGGCAAGTTACATCATAGCTGTAGCTTGTGGATTTTACTTTATTAATTTAGGGATGATGACATTAGGAGAGTTAATTTCTGTCTGTGTAGTTATAGGTATGATTCAGTGGCCATACATTGCTTTATCGGAGTTAGTTATTATGATTATAGAAGTGCGTCAAGCTACGAAAAGAGTTTTAGAAATCTCTGATAAAAAAGCTGATGTTAATAATGACCTAGCTGAAAGTAATTTTGAGTTTAATAGTAGAATTGAATTTAAAGAATTTAATTTTAGTTATGGGGATAATAATCATGTGCTAGAAGATATTAATTTTACAATTAATAAAGGTGAAACTATAGGTGTAGTAGGAAAAACTGGTAGTGGGAAAACGACATTTATCAAGCAACTGCTTCGATTATATCCAATAGAAGAAAATACGCTACTTCTTGACGGAAAGGGAATGGAGCGATATTATGATTATTCTGTTAGAGAAAAAATAGGGTACGCACCACAAGAATATCAGTTATTCTCAAAATCTATAAAAGAAAATGTATTGTTTTATAGATATGATTTAGAGGATAGGTTAGATGAGGTGCTGGAACAAGCGGATATCAAGAAAGATATTAGTAGATTTAAAGATGGTATTGATACTCTTGTAGGAGAAAATGGTTTATCTCTATCAGGTGGACAAAAACAACGTCTAGGTATAGCGAGAGCGTTGTTATCTAATCCTGAAATCTTAATACTCGATGATAGTTTAAGTGCAGTGGACTCTAATACAGAAAAAGCTATTATAGAAAATATTAAGAAAACTCGAGAAGGTAAGACTAATATAATAGTAGCGCATAGAATTTCTGCAGTAAGACATGCTGATAAAATAGTTGTATTAGATAATGGTAAAATATTAAATTTTGGAACGCATGATGAGCTTCTTGAAAAATGTTCTTGGTATAAACAACTAGATGAGTATCAAAATAAGGAGGTAGAAGATGATGAAGAATAA